From Maylandia zebra isolate NMK-2024a linkage group LG11, Mzebra_GT3a, whole genome shotgun sequence, one genomic window encodes:
- the msmp1 gene encoding prostate-associated microseminoprotein has product MANTASMLLALLSFLSATVPCFSVYSSGECFFNTKGTCEHMGQMYGIGESWITSDCYQCVCMEPFGVGCCDHGSQPVDYPDWCEVIRKPDSCTSVAVMKVNHKLPCLWGQGRLRTAAGQPWKSDNDPLF; this is encoded by the exons ATGGCAAACACAGCAAGTATGCTCCTGGCTCTACTGTCTTTCCTGAGTGCCACTGTTCCATGCTTTTCTGTGTACAGCAGTGGCGAATGCTTCTTCAACACTAAAG gGACCTGTGAACACATGGGACAGATGTACGGGATAGGAGAAAGCTGGATCACCAGTGACTGCTACCAGTGTGTTTGCATGGAGCCTTTTGGAGTGGGATGCTGTGACCA TGGATCTCAGCCTGTGGACTATCCAGATTGGTGCGAGGTCATCCGTAAGCCAGATTCTTGCACCAGCGTTGCAGTGATGAAAGTCAATCACAAACTGCCGTGCCTCTGGGGACAAGGCCGTCTCAGGACAGCTGCAGGGCAGCCGTGGAAATCTGACAACGATCCCTTATTTTGA